Proteins found in one Miscanthus floridulus cultivar M001 chromosome 4, ASM1932011v1, whole genome shotgun sequence genomic segment:
- the LOC136552413 gene encoding ribosomal RNA small subunit methyltransferase, mitochondrial-like encodes MSRVVSARRAARHGCRLYSSSASEVWDGPFFRLQKRRGQHLLTNPRVLDAIVRRAAIRLGDAVLEVGPGTGNLTVRLLASPAASVAAVEIDPRMATSVAARARDLGLAHKLTVTTGDAMKVDFPEFDVCVSNIPYAISSPLTAKLLFGSYRFRTATLLVQREFARRLVGAPGHGEHNHLATNVRLVADVSLLMDVSKADFVPVPGVDSTLVEIRMKEVRPTEVEPGISLDEWLEFTRVCFGQHQLQEQKKKRKKKKKEKNLGTIFKQKEMVMDLFRLSRIDEERIGNASSSGRGAPRDEYDADDRENDEHPCNGEGGFSKEEFVVFKERIAGTLQSARLNNERPSMLSNEDMMRLLRLFIKRGVRFH; translated from the exons ATGAGCCGCGTCGTCTCCgcgcgccgcgccgcccgccaCGGCTGCCGCCTCTACTCCTCCTCGGCGTCGGAGGTGTGGGACGGTCCGTTCTTCCGGCTGCAGAAGCGGCGGGGGCAGCACCTTCTCACCAACCCGCGCGTCCTCGACGCCATCGTGCGCCGTGCCGCGATCCGCCTGGGCGACGCCGTCCTCGAGGTCGGCCCCGGCACGGGCAACCTCACCGTGCGCCTCCTCGCCTCCCCTGCTGCCTCCGTCGCAGCCGTCGAGATCGACCCGCGCATGGCCACCTCTgtcgccgcccgcgcccgcgacctcggcctcgcgcacaagcTCACG GTGACCACGGGCGACGCCATGAAGGTCGACTTCCCGGAGTTCGACGTCTGCGTATCCAACATCCCCTACGCGATCTCCTCGCCGCTAACCGCCAAGCTGCTGTTCGGCTCCTACCGGTTCCGGACGGCGACGCTGCTGGTGCAGAGGGAGTTCGCGCGGCGGCTCGTGGGCGCGCCGGGCCACGGGGAGCACAACCACCTGGCGACCAACGTGCGCCTGGTCGCGGACGTGAGCCTGCTCATGGACGTGAGCAAGGCCGACTTCGTGCCCGTGCCCGGGGTGGACTCCACCCTCGTCGAGATCCGGATGAAGGAGGTCCGGCCGACGGAGGTGGAGCCGGGGATCAGCCTCGACGAGTGGCTCGAGTTCACGCGCGTGTGTTTCGGACAGCACCAGCTGCAGGAgcagaagaagaaaaggaagaaaaagaagaaagagaagaacctAGGCACCATCTTCAAGCAGAAAGAGATGGTCATGGACCTCTTCAGGCTGTCTCGAATAGATGAGGAACGCATCGGCAATGCCAGTAGCAGCGGCCGTGGTGCGCCTCGTGACGAATATGATGCCGATGATCGCGAAAATGATGAACATCCCTGCAATGGAGAAGGTGGTTTCAGCAAGGAAGAGTTCGTGGTGTTCAAGGAGAGGATTGCTGGAACATTGCAGTCGGCCAGGCTCAACAATGAAAGGCCATCGATGTTGTCCAACGAGGACATGATGAGGTTGCTCCGCTTGTTCATCAAACGGGGGGTGCGGTTCCATTAG
- the LOC136550204 gene encoding serine carboxypeptidase-like 50 codes for MGARGDVAWAECSDAVGAAMHADVMRSVVPQAESLLRRTRVLLYQGVCDLRDGVVSTEAWLAGVRRDGLRTFLDAQRAVWRTEDGELAGYVQRSGALVHVVVYGAGHLVPADNGRAAQEMIEGWVLGTGPFGRGGDGDGTRSAA; via the coding sequence ATGGGCGCGCGCGGGGACGTGGCGTGGGCGGAGTGCAGCGACGCGGTGGGTGCGGCGATGCACGCGGACGTGATGCGCAGCGTGGTGCCGCAGGCGGAGTCGCTGCTGCGGCGCACCCGCGTGCTGCTGTACCAGGGCGTCTGCGACCTCCGGGATGGCGTCGTGTCCACGGAGGCGTGGCTCGCTGGGGTGCGCCGGGACGGCCTGCGCACGTTCCTGGACGCCCAGCGCGCCGTGTGGCGGACGGAGGACGGCGAGCTCGCGGGGTACGTGCAGCGGTCGGGCGCGCTGGTGCACGTCGTGGTGTATGGCGCCGGCCACTTGGTGCCGGCGGACAACGGCCGCGCGGCGCAGGAGATGATCGAGGGCTGGGTGCTCGGGACGGGGCCGTTCGGCCgcggtggcgacggcgacggcaccAGGAGCGCCGCATGA